In Mugil cephalus isolate CIBA_MC_2020 chromosome 20, CIBA_Mcephalus_1.1, whole genome shotgun sequence, the following are encoded in one genomic region:
- the wizb gene encoding protein Wiz isoform X1 gives MEPEGQPLTPGTSYGPPSFTSAQNPATFLNSTLESSCSPDLRDGLMSAKCSWGDGDEGDKQTEGPQPAADQGRSAQRRFKSSAFPSSLSWDSDSEKETLDEEELQNFSNPHGLAAHSPGSPSSGLRLDSEDDQENEKLQHFYGKTDTSDSVDGHSDSTKTEEPNTSQLGQTELADSEVWNVSEGAEPFLSKVKPKEGCQMEEEADNREGEKRPKAKETKEPERDVYTFPGDSDPESPPPAPWAHCTFIQRCRKKRVLLRPFSGLGTLKRTSPETGKLATQSPLKSRTAEMAQLNQDRGVYDFEEASFGEGAVEPIKFRDRGGKRDKGEEDSVVEPGKEIFTCVECSIYFKKQVHLQEHMVEHCQSGAGGGRRFGKSNRFRCNECGWNLPNRLVLAEHHRKHQESRLKILEEIEKLNENGKAKETLDSKAVKLISADAVVQDTGPVSVPVPDPEITRSPPLSPAPISTPNTNPAVLKLDATPPHSLRTPAQTRVVSYRRRFVCTKCNFSTRTSQALSNHSKTHNRKKPTISTISSGSPSSSASTSLACGHCAFLTSCQTILREHQTLVHPELESISGRQDEETNVGAQSSKPPLDSEHLSESGLLCDAAQGKIQRGIAASEESTTPNSAGARPASQRLFKSPGNRRFSRRGKNWSHLDKFDALMDDDKLAEIEGDETDRDQSRQLNNELSQQEAASPEEVKPHTRTRSTTDDCSPQQSPTLSPTPKKTVNDEDKQEAEKDERVFFLRRSARVTAAPAETDSDDDGDDIDEEHVRRLLSEGILDEDKDEVDEDTEALRSVERKCPYCPDRFHNGIGLANHVRGHLNRVGVSYNVRHFISPEEVNAIEKKFSYQKKKKKVANFDPDTFSVMHCEFCSAGFDTRAGLSSHARAHLRDFGITNWDVTISPIHILRELFSSRPDLVIPTAPPRSTPEEDEEADEDEEEEEDEEEEEEDEEGKNTKQEGEGIVEVKLEGETSERSVSDELPSAPLQHWKKKGDANKSEGDDEEAAEEEEDDDDDDDDDDDEEEQLQQLLALDGLSPSPGKTRLCSVDTDSLSPGEDADTKVHNLKCEVCEARFETRRGLSIHARSHLRQLGINSGPPVDLLRQIAKECDEGGELSPSLLEPLTAEDCPPRVVPKDEDLEDMEFDEKPIPLSVLAKAAKAVPPSSPTPSPGASPAPAHSGSPSSVVKKAPISSLLPVSSPLRSSEHKAGGMKSLTSNLSAPATITTAKPLWAPQENDAPLNLTLEVDANKDIVCQLCGAWFETRKGLSSHARAHLRHFGVEYSESKGSPIDLLNQLIDTDDFKHKASALQLDSHTEPRGLNSNNNTTTATTNTLSSQKQSLLTLSSSSSSSLLYKVTTTGSGSTSSATSSSASSLLGPPTKRLKSSSMQVFRLSSGELMALPHSEPPKEIGCEFCGEYFENRKGLSSHARSHLRQMGITEWSVNGSPIDTLREIITRRGLPCALPLKPHKTPPPSSPGPPRSPLSASSSPSATLLGRLPFTFVRPSSPHQSAASKSSSAPSSSGLILKLKPEPVQVEVTTPGASGRSGSFSPESLNSNWSSSDNVFPLNFAMAHEVEPTRDIRCEFCGEYFENRKGLSSHARSHLRQMGITEWSVNGSPIDTLREVMHKRGMGGSSRSDQGVKKESSRGAGSPLWEHTSGTSSSDGFPVSVYQSSKFRKSPLNLLQSGSKHHKQGLGSASSAPPAGKFFRMSPLGKRPLSEEVQSVEGAKSSPHQLKTFSSLPHDFSYKRKPSPDKHGHQDPSCELCGFYFENRKALASHARAHLRQFGVTEWCVNGSPIETLSAWIRSKPQKVLEMHRSYMQGNRTALKKKASSSSSSSSSQWSSSLAVSLVRPLSRDVTQGSSRTAEADAGNNFQDAPVRGGRSSPGLSRLVGGLPLQAQVARSELNVRLPRGFERRPLKHPSCPDGTERDSGPPKPPRTGTVPALVPKPPSYPLVKLVGKFYTLKCRFCEVEFHGPLSVQEDWIRHLQQHILKMNYNKSPAPKAAAEAEAEAAAAAAATAAAANDDPALVQASAQASTSTSRTTSTTPALASTPTRTTAPNSRSPTPPAEPAVTATELAKVSEEQLTPIPLPTPTA, from the exons ATGGAGCCAGAAGGGCAACCTTTAACCCCAGGGACCAGCTATGGGCCCCCGTCCTTCACCTCAGCACAAAACCCTGCCACCTTCCTCAACAGCACCTTAGAG TCTTCATGTTCTCCAGATCTGAGAGATGGACTAATGTCTGCCAAATGTTCCTGGGGAGATGGAGATGAGGGCGACAAGCAGACCGAAGGCCCTCAGCCTGCTGCCGACCAGGGGAGGAGCGCACAGAGGAGATTCAAGTCCTCagcctttccttcctccctgaGCTGGGACTCCGACTCCGAGAAAGAAACTCTGGATG AGGAGGAGCTACAGAACTTTTCTAACCCTCACGGTCTGGCTGCACACAGCCCGGGATCTCCTTCTTCTGGActcag ACTTGATAGCGAGGATGaccaagaaaatgaaaaactgcagcacTTCTACGGTAAGACTGACACGTCTGACTCTGTGGATGGGCACAGtgacagcacaaaaacagaggAGCCAAATACATCTCAGCTTGGTCAAACAGAAT TGGCAGACAGCGAAGTCTGGAATGTATCTGAGGGAGCCGAGCCATTTCTGTCCAAAGTAAAACCAAAGGAAGGTTGCcaaatggaggaggaggcggacaacagggagggagagaaaagaccCAAGGCAAAGGAAACCAAGGAGCCCGAGAGAGATGTGTACACCTTCCCTGGAGACTCGGACCCGGAGAGTCCCCCTCCGGCCCCATGGGCTCATTGCACATTTATTCAGCGGTGCAGAAAGAAAAGGGTGCTGCTCAGACCCTTCTCTGGACTTGGCACTTTGAAGCGCACTTCGCCTGAGACTGGCAAGTTGGCAACACAGAGTCCTTTAAAGTCAAGAACCGCTGAGATGGCTCAGCTGAATCAAGACAGAGGGGTGTATGACTTTGAGGAAGCCAGCTTCGGAGAAGGTGCAGTGGAGCCGATTAAGTTCAGAGACAGGGGTGGGAAAAGAGACAAAGGGGAAGAAGATAGCGTGGTGGAGCCAGGAAAAGAAATTTTCACCTGCGTGGAGTGCAGCATTTACTTCAAAAAGCAGGTCCACCTGCAGGAGCACATGGTTGAGCACTGCCAGAGTGGTGCCGGGGGCGGCAGGCGTTTCGGGAAGAGCAACCGTTTTCGGTGTAATGAGTGCGGATGGAACCTGCCAAATCGATTAGTGTTGGCAGAGCACCACAGAAAGCACCAGGAGTCCCGTCTGAAAATCCTAGAGGAGATtgagaaactgaatgaaaatgggAAGGCCAAGGAAACGCTGGACAGTAAAGCAGTGAAGCTTATTAGTGCAGATGCTGTTGTGCAAGATACAGGCCCCGTCTCAGTGCCAGTGCCAGACCCAGAAATAACCAGATCTCCTCCCCTGTCCCCAGCCCCGATTTCAACACCCAACACAAACCCAGCAGTCCTTAAATTGGACGCAACTCCTCCTCATTCACTTCGAACCCCAGCACAAACTCGCGTTGTCTCCTACCGTCGCCGCTTTGTCTGCACCAAGTGCAACTTCAGCACAAGAACGTCCCAAGCACTATCTAATCACTCCAAGAcccacaacagaaaaaaacccaCCATCTCCACAATATCCTCTGGTTCTCCATCAAGTTCGGCTTCTACTTCCCTGGCCTGTGGTCATTGTGCCTTCCTGACCTCATGTCAAACCATACTGAGGGAACACCAGACACTGGTTCACCCAGAGCTAGAGTCAATCAGTGGGCGACAGGATGAAGAGACTAATGTAGGTGCGCAAAGTTCAAAACCCCCTCTGGACTCTGAGCATCTCTCTGAGTCTGGACTGCTGTGTGATGCTGCTCAAGGCAAAATCCAGCGAGGAATCGCTGCCTCCGAGGAGAGCACAACCCCAAACAGCGCTGGAGCTCGACCTGCGAGCCAGAGACTCTTCAAGTCTCCAGGGAACCGAAGATTCAGCAGAAGAGGGAAGAACTGGTCTCATCTGGACAAGTTTGATGCATTGATGGATGATGACAAGCTAGCTGAGATCGAAGGGGACGAGACAGATCGAGATCAGAGCAGACAGCTTAACAATGAGCTTTCCCAGCAAGAGGCAGCCTCGCCCGAGGAAGTTAAACCTCACACCAGAACACGATCCACCACGG ATGACTGTTCACCACAGCAGAGTCCCACGTTGTCACCCACGCCTAAGAAGACTGTAAACGACGAAGACAAGCAGGAAGCGGAGAAGGATGAAAGGGTTTTCTTTCTGAGGAGGAGCGCCAGGGTTACAGCCGCTCCCGCGGAAACTGACAGCGATGATGACGGCGACGACATTGACGAGGAGCACGTGCGGCGCCTCCTGTCAGAGGGCATCCTGGATGAAGACAAAGACGAGGTCGACGAGGACACGGAGGCGCTGAGGAGCGTGGAGAGGAAATGCCCCTACTGCCCCGATCGATTTCATAACGGGATCGGGCTTGCCAATCACGTGAGGGGCCACCTGAACCGAGTGGGCGTCAGCTACAATGTGCGTCACTTCATATCCCCCGAGGAGGTCAACGCGATTGAGAAGAAGTTCTCctatcagaagaagaaaaagaaag TTGCCAACTTTGACCCAGACACATTCAGCGTGATGCACTGTGAGTTCTGTAGCGCCGGCTTCGACACCCGGGCCGGCCTTTCCAGCCACGCCCGGGCCCACCTCCGCGACTTCGGCATCACGAACTGGGACGTCACCATCTCGCCAATTCACATCCTGAGGGAGCTGTTCTCCAGCCGCCCCGACCTCGTAATCCCCACGGCACCCCCTCGGAGCACTCccgaggaagacgaggaggcagatgaggacgaagaggaggaggaggatgaggaggaggaggaggaggatgaagaggggaaaaacacaaaacaagaagggGAGGGAATTGTTGAAGTAAAGCTGGAAGGGGAGACGAGTGAAAGGAGTGTTTCTGATGAATTGCCTTCAGCACCTCTTCAACACTGGAAGAAGAAGGGTGATGCAAACAAGAGTGAAG GTGATGATGAGGAGgcagccgaggaggaggaggacgacgacgacgatgatgatgatgatgacgatgaggaggagcagctgcagcagcttctggcGCTGGACGGTTTGAGCCCCAGTCCCGGGAAAACGAGGCTGTGCAGCGTGGACACCGACAGCCTCTCTCCTGGGGAGGATGCGGACACCAAGG tcCACAACTTGAAGTGTGAGGTGTGCGAAGCTCGGTTTGAGACGAGGCGGGGACTCTCCATCCACGCCCGCTCTCACTTGCGCCAGCTGGGCATCAACAGTGGCCCCCCCGTCGACCTCCTCCGCCAGATCGCCAAGGAGTGCGACGAAGGCGGCGAGCTAAGCCCGTCTCTCCTGGAGCCGCTCACGGCCGAGGATTGCCCCCCGCGCGTCGTCCCGAAAGATGAGGACCTAGAAGACATGGAGTTTGACGAGAAACCCATCCCTCTCTCCGTCCTGGCCAAAGCAGCGAAAGCCGTGCCGCCTTCCTCCCCTACGCCTTCTCCTGGTGCTTCTCCAGCTCCGGCTCACTCTGGATCCCCTTCCTCAGTGGTGAAGAAAGCCCCCATTTCTTCTCTGCTGCCCGTGTCTTCCCCCTTGCGCTCCTCCGAGCACAAGGCTGGGGGAATGAAAAGCTTGACCTCTAACCTCTCTGCCCCGGCAACCATCACAACCGCCAAACCCCTCTGGGCACCACAGGAGAATGACGCTCCTCTCAACCTTA CACTGGAGGTGGACGCCAACAAGGACATTGTTTGTCAGCTATGTGGTGCCTGGTTCGAGACCCGAAAAGGCTTATCCAGCCACGCACGAGCCCACCTGCGGCACTTTGGGGTCGAGTACTCTGAATCCAAGGGCTCTCCGATCGACCTCCTGAACCAGCTCATTGATACCGATGACTTCAAGCACAAAGCCAGTGCTCTGCAACTTGACAGCCACACAGAACCACGAGGcctcaacagcaacaacaacaccaccaccgccaccaccaacACACTGTCCTCCCAGAAGCAATCTCTGCTGacactctcctcctcttcctcctcatcactcCTCTACAAGGTGACTACGACTGGGAGTGGGTCAACCTCCAGTGCTACCTCTTCCTCCGCCTCGTCTTTACTTGGCCCGCCCACCAAGCGTCTCAAGTCCTCTTCCATGCAGGTCTTCCGCCTCAGTAGTGGGGAGCTCATGGCCCTTCCGCACA GTGAACCTCCAAAAGAAATAGGCTGTGAATTCTGTGGGGAATACTTTGAGAATCGCAAAGGGCTTTCCAGCCATGCCCGCTCCCACCTACGCCAGATGGGCATTACGGAGTGGTCCGTCAACGGTTCCCCAATCGACACCTTGAGGGAGATCATCACAAGACGGGGTTTGCCGTGCGCCCTTCCTCTGAAACCTCACAAAACTCCACCTCCGTCATCTCCGGGACCCCCCCGTTCCCCTTTGTCCGCCTCCTCGTCTCCTTCGGCCACCCTCCTGGGTCGGCTGCCCTTCACCTTTGTCCGCCCCTCCAGCCCGCACCAGTCTGCCGCGTCAAAGTCCAGCTCGGCGCCGTCTTCTAGCGGGCTGATTCTCAAGCTGAAGCCTGAGCCGGTGCAGGTGGAGGTCACCACACCCGGCGCCTCGGGGAGGTCTGGAAGTTTTTCTCCCGAATCGCTCAACTCTAACTGGAGCAGCTCTGACAATGTGTTCCCGCTCAACTTTG CCATGGCCCATGAAGTGGAGCCCACGCGGGATATTCGCTGTGAATTCTGTGGTGAATATTTCGAGAACCGCAAAGGCCTCTCCAGTCACGCCCGCTCCCACCTTCGGCAAATGGGCATTACCGAGTGGTCCGTCAACGGCTCGCCAATCGACACTCTGAGGGAGGTGATGCACAAGAGAGGGATGGGCGGCTCCTCTCGCTCAGACCAGGGAGTGAAGAAGGAGTCGAGCCGAGGGGCCGGCAGTCCACTGTGGGAGCACACCAGCGGCACCAGCAGCTCAGACGGTTTTCCCGTTTCTGTTTACCAGTCCTCCAAATTCCGTAAATCTCCGCTCAATTTGCTGCAGTCGGGATCAAAGCACCATAAGCAGGGCTTGGGGTCCGCGTCATCTGCCCCACCTGCAGGGAAGTTTTTCAGGATGTCTCCATTGGGGAAGAGGCCTCTGTCTGAAGAGGTCCAGTCAGTGGAGGGTGCCAAATCATCGCCACATCAGCTTAAGACTTTCTCATCTCTTCCACATGATTTCTCCTACAAACGAAAGCCTTCCCCAGACAAGCATGGGCACCAAG atccCAGTTGTGAACTTTGTGGCTTCTACTTTGAGAACCGTAAAGCTTTAGCCAGCCACGCACGAGCCCACCTGAGGCAGTTTGGCGTGACGGAGTGGTGTGTAAATGGATCACCGATCGAGACGCTCAGCGCTTGGATACGCAGCAAGCCGCAGAAGGTGCTGGAGATGCACCGTAGCTACATGCAGGGTAACCGCACTGCCCTCAAGAAG aaggcctcctcttcctcctcctcctcctcctctcagtggtcTTCTTCTTTGGCTGTAAGCCTGGTGCGGCCGCTGAGCCGCGACGTCACCCAGGGCTCTTCCAGGACCGCAGAGGCTGACGCCGGCAACAACTTCCAGGACGCTCCGGTCAGGGGCGGTCGCAGCAGTCCTGGCCTCTCGCGGCTCGTTGGCGGGCTCCCTCTTCAAGCACAGGTGGCGCGCAGTGAGCTGAATGTCCGCCTGCCCAGAG GTTTCGAGCGTCGGCCCTTGAAGCACCCGTCTTGTCCAGAcgggacagagagggacagcGGGCCTCCTAAACCTCCACGCACAGGCACTGTCCCCGCCCTGGTGCCCAAACCGCCCTCGTACCCGCTGGTCAAACTGGTGGGAAAGTTCTACACCCTGAAGTGCCG TTTCTGTGAGGTAGAGTTCCACGGCCCGCTGTCGGTGCAGGAGGACTGGATCAGACACCTCCAGCAGCACATTCTCAAGATGAACTACAACAAGTCGCCTGCtcccaaagcagcagcagaagcagaagcagaagcagcagcagcagcagcagcaacagcagccgcCGCCAACGACGACCCGGCTCTGGTCCAGGCCTCCGCCCAAGCCTCCACCTCTACCTCCAGAACCACCTCTACCACGCCTGCCCTCGCCTCCACCCCGACCCGCACCACGGCCCCCAACAGCCGCTCCCCGACGCCTCCGGCCGAGCCCGCCGTCACTGCCACAGAGCTAGCGAAGgtctcagaggagcagctgactCCCATTCCCCTCCCCACACCGACCGCATAA